The window TAGTTCCTTGGGGTGATCTAGTTTCATCCTAAAGTTTGCTTCTTCAAGCAGAGTATTGATTTCTATATTGTACTGCATTTACGCTTTTACTCAACGTACGTTCTACTTAGaaaatttgtgaatttttgaTTTTATCAGTGTTGGTATTGCGCTGGACTTCCTGTACCGCTATATCAACAAGtgaagtggaacctcccttagggcACTCCTCTTTACAATAAAGGGATAACCTCTCTTCTAAGGAAATTGTGTTAACTTCCTAATTGATCTTTCCAATTGAATTTAagctctgtaatcaggacaactctcagTTAAGGAGAGCATTTTTCATTACAAAGTTTGTCTTTAATAtagggttctactgtacttgtgaTCAAGTAACAGACATGTACTTATGAGACAAGTGTTTTGTCTTTAATAtagggttctactgtacttgtgaTCAAGTAACAGACATGTACTTATGAGACAAGTGTTTTGTGAAAGTTGTGAACTGCCAGTATGTCAACATGCCATTACCAAGATGATTCATAAAACAATGTGTTTATATAAACTGTtttatgttacatgtacactttacATTAGGAACATTACACATTATTCAAATAATAAATATCAACAGGTCTGTGTTTGTATATATTTTTAACCAAGCCGATATTGACCATAAGCTAGTTGTTATTTTTTGATGGTTATGGGGCATTTTGACCACCTGAGGCTCTGTGTCCTAGATCCCTTATTGATGGCTGATATTTACCTTGGCTCAGTTGTTAATAACACACAAGTTTGTCTGACTGTCGCTAAGATGGGAACAGTTGTCCTATAAAAAGTTGGAAGAGTTCACTTCAAAAgccttttcaaaacaattaaagAAAAAACAGTGTCTGGTCTTCCCATTGTAAAAATTGGGAGTAAGAATGGAGTTTGACTTTGGGCAACTTTCAATCCTGTCATTGATGTCAGTGAACCCGTTGAACAGGTTTCAGTTTGGGTTGGTCTGGAGATGGATTACATGTATGATGCAAAGTGAAAAGCAAACAAGATATGGGACTAACTTAAGGATGCATTGCTTAGTGTAAGAACTAAGACTAAACTTTCCAGGTGGTTAGAATTTTCTAGCAGTGATGCTTCCAGCGAGTTCACTGATGATGTTTTCTGGTGTTCCAGGACATCAAATAGCCCCGGAGGTGTTGTTCTTCTGATGCATGAAACACCCCATCAAATACTTTTGTAAATTTGTCATCTTCATTATAAGTATCGGCTGTGGTTttggtacatgtaaatgaagaCAGTTTTGTTGATGTAGATTTCATTTAAAAGTTCATAACCACTGTAGTtattaacatgtacatgtagtgaaatAAATGTAGCAGTATGGAAAAAAGTTGTGGTGAAGTGCCTTATTCAAGGATTGTGACCTGACttgtgactacatgtattagtatgACTTAATTGAGCTTTGAAGTCCTCCTGGTTAATCATCTTTTGTTGGCGTCAATTCATCACATTTTTATTGTCGTTTGTAATAATATTGTTGTTTGTCTAATTGGACGAATTTCTTTATGGAAATTATGCTTCCTCAGTATGTTTCTGTAATTTTGATTTGTACAAGTGTGGTGTGCTCTGTTCTTAAAATGTTTGAAGACTGATGGTGTGGCTCCAATCAGTTTTAAGAAAGACATGAAGATCtcctgtaaatacatgtataacttttTATTTCCTTGCTGGTTGTGGAATGGGGCATGCAGATGCATACTAGTAGCTATTTTTATCCTGGCTTTATAAATAAACAttgctttcatttcaaaataggTTTTTGTTCTCTTCAGTTTGTTCTCTTCACTTCGTTATATGAATTGGATGGACCATGATGATGGTATGTTCCACCTATCTAACAGAAGATAATGTCACAATCAAAGTTTCGTCGCTTCTTAAGGTTGTCATATTCATGATTTCCAAGCCCAAGAAATTTCTTTCATTATTGGCTTTAGCTTATGGAAGGGAGATGACATATCTTCAACAATCAGTGCCACCTGTCGGATAGTATGTGAGAACGTGCACACAAACTGATGACGTTTTTAGATCAACATTGCAAAAATGGCATCAGGAGCAAAGATGAAAATTGATATGAAACATGGTTTTATGAAATCTATAATAAAGAATCAAGTGGATAGGTATTCTACCGTTTCCTCAGTTAATGGGGCATCCTCACAAACCAGTGCCAATCATCGATTGTGCGGGATTTTGGAGAAATGTCCCCGGAAGTGCCCCCCCCGCTGTGCAGTGTGTATACAtacataaaacatgtaatgtaTACATGCAACTGCAGCAGTACAGTTGATCAGCTTATGCAACAGTATGCTATATGTCACTTCAAGAAAATAATGCCCCGTGTCTCTCTTTCAGGGATAACTATGATAAAGAAGTCAAACAAAAATCTGTACAACCTGATGAACGGCCAAAGGCAAAGCACTATGGTCACCACCATCAGAACAGACAGAAACGACCAGAAAGACCAACTTACATACCTCCAAGTCGCTTGAAGAATAACcaagatgatgaagaagtaGTGGAACATAGGCCTAGCCTTGAAAATGGTCAAAGTAAGTCGAGATGATTAATGAATCTTATTGTAATCACAAGGGAGGTTACCATTGTGTGTCACAACAGGGCAAATCACATCACTtaaacatggggggggggggggctagtaGCAATGGAAGTAgtttggtacattttcacagcccaaaAAATGCACTTATATTTAGAGTATTGGAATGGGGGATAAAGACCATTGGGGTCAAATGAACATTACTTGGGTTGTTATGTATTCCTCAAAATCAGgtgtgccatatattgcatacACATCCTCTGTCATCAGCCCCTACTAAAGGACTACATTTTCTTATTTACAGGTCATCCGCCAGCGAGAGAGGAACATGAAGAAAGGACAGAGTTATTCAAATTAGAATACGAGGATCAGAGCGGGGAAATATTTGATCTAGTCATACATCAGGTAAGAACCAAGGTCGCTCTTTAGAAAAGTTATACTATAACTTAGTCAGTATTCTTGCTGTTACTATCTGAAGTTTATTGCTGTTCATGAACTCATCCAAATGTATGTCTTTTTGTGACTGGCCATAAATTGACAACAGTCATGGAACTCTCTGACACAATTTGTCTCCTTTGTACTCAGATTAAAGCATTGTCCTTTTTCACCTTTCAGTTGTCCTCAGTGAGCAACTCTGCTAAAGTCCTGCATGCATCCTCTAGATTGATTTCAATCtccattgtatttgcaggaAGACGACCCTCTCCTGCTTGCCAGGCGATTTGGCCGACAGCGAGGTTTATCTCCTCCACTGATCAAGGCATTAGGCAAACGACTCCAACAGGAGATAGACTTGAGACTTTCACAAAGTGATAATAATTCTTGATGATGGAACAAATTTATTAAGTTTTACATATGTTTAAGGATTTGCAATGGATCATCAGCATGTGGTGAAGTTTTTAGCCATTGATGTCACAATCATCAACTGAGAATGCATGGTTTATCAATTAGAAAAGGTGAAGCCTACACTGGCGAATAGTCTCACAAGAATATTGCAATTACAGTCAGAACACCAAGGTGGCAACGCATGTTGATAGTTGACTCGGCTGAAAGCTTGTGATTAGGACCATGGTTCTACTCTTCCCTTTGAATAGTGTGTTGGTCATTTTACAATGTCTTGTGCCACATTCTAGTTATTGCACAGTCGACTTCGGATGAAGGTTGAGAAGAACGTTTTGTTTTTAAAACTATGCAACGAATACATGTcatatcattttgttttgagaaatattttaaTGTATGCAATAGTTTATTTGTTGAGTATAGGCTTTGTCAACATGCTTAGATAGTTATGTCGAAGTCACATAGTTTTATCAAACGGTGTGGTTGCTTTGTATTGTGTCACAAGTCTGCTTTTTGTCTTGATATTGTATAAATGGTAAATAGCATAGATGTGCACACTGATGGGAATTTTTTACTCCACATTCATAGGCCAGGAATGTGATTGCAATTATATAGAAATAATAGCAATAGATTTTCACAATTTAAGGCAATTTACTGTGTATTTTGGGCCAGTGTACAGCACAATGAGTTTTTTGCCTGCTAAGTATGCGGCCTTAAAACTGTCTCTGTAAGAGCCAGAGGTCATCTGTCAGAAAATGGTTTCGAAGAAGAAATCAACTTCCCTTCAGTTCGAATTGTAGAACTTTATTTCATGTTTATTTataaattgttttgtttttagctcagctgaaaagctgagctattcatatgagtaaatggtagaatgagtgtccgtctgtctgtctgtctgtctgtctgtctgtctgtctgtctgtctgtctgtctgtccgttaaacaggcacgtttcaaaactatggcggataggcgatagattttccctctgaggcgttgagacccttcaggactcctgaatagaccaaatgtgggtccggcaggatgagcggtttggccactaggtggcaccgagcgaaattttccaaaaacttttccagcagctgatttctcagttggggatcatgaatcaaatctaattttatagagcaaagctttctctttcattatcaataggcgtagttcatgaatttctcaccaggtggtgttactggcgcaatttagtgagcaccctccaagaagagcattttaaatttcgcgcgagttatcccacgtccaatcacacgtgcagcgaacgtcacgtctcgagtctgcgcagttcagacgtaaggagaccatgctatggaatagatcgcgttctgtcaattcagaggtaagttctcattaaattcacaatttcataggcgataatatttggctgcttgtgttattgcatgttgatgacattagggaaggcttggattgtttaattggatgtgattaatttgaaatagttcgtcgacgatcgttgaaaaacgatctgcgaaatgcagcttggttggtctgagaaacgatgtcaaagtccggctttaaatcatggatttctcaacaaataactcttgtcacatagcagaactaatgtgaataaacaagacaataataaacatcgttctgatatcatcgggtaaggttgccaatgtacataaacagtgtaattgaggatcgactccagcgatttgaaatgtcaacaaacaataaatgcgatagctgatacacactgacacttgcacactgtacatagcacaatgcttcaaacggggccgattcatcactcttatcacaatgtattcccaatcatatcaatgaacttccttgatcattcggccctagcgccttatcagttgttgttggccttgtattttgatataaaacttggctagcttacctattctatgaaaattaaaatgttatctcctcatcatgttttgcaggacaggaatgatctgcagctgcatttgaacatatttggtgaccacatctcaaagatgaccaagagagaggatcgagctatgactttgcacatcccatcgacttcggtgttcaccagtgcaatcatcagaagagccaggcaattctagtattcaagtatttcattctgtaatacttacctcaaaatttactaaataaagaaaaccacatgtggcagttggttaaaaaaatcaagtctatctgtttaaagtttttacttgctatcattattatcaacatttcaatggtggcattctgctaaggtttgttaagagtttcacttgacttaagcagggtgtacactagtaaaatattagcaacattttaccaacattttaccaacattttaccaacattttaccaacatttttacaacaattttgcaacaagcccttcaaggccctgtgttcactagcaacaaattagcaacatttttacaacatgttggtaaattgttgcaaactttttagtgggaacaaagggaaataggtattttggagggaaaatggatgattccaaggagagaagatgtgttttgagtgcttctgcagcaattttagctgtcattgttgagagacggaagaggcggcgaaataaccaaagagaatatggaccaggccctggatcaaaatgag is drawn from Lineus longissimus chromosome 1, tnLinLong1.2, whole genome shotgun sequence and contains these coding sequences:
- the LOC135491584 gene encoding UPF0561 protein C2orf68 homolog, which encodes MASGAKMKIDMKHGFMKSIIKNQVDRDNYDKEVKQKSVQPDERPKAKHYGHHHQNRQKRPERPTYIPPSRLKNNQDDEEVVEHRPSLENGQSHPPAREEHEERTELFKLEYEDQSGEIFDLVIHQEDDPLLLARRFGRQRGLSPPLIKALGKRLQQEIDLRLSQSDNNS